One window of the Labilibaculum sp. genome contains the following:
- the fabG gene encoding 3-oxoacyl-[acyl-carrier-protein] reductase, translating into MKLLEGKTAIVTGASRGIGKAVAIEFAKQGANVAFTDLFYNEQAIETEKEIASYGVKAKGYASDASNFADTDRVVNEIVAEFGAIDILVNNAGITKDTLLMRMTEEQWDMVINVNLKSVFNFTKAAQKTMLKQRSGSIINMSSVVGVSGNAGQANYSASKAGIIGFTKSVAKELGSRGIRSNAIAPGFIITEMTGKLPEDVVKEWAGKIPLKRGGTPEEIAKTCVYLGSDLSSYVTGQTIHVCGGMNM; encoded by the coding sequence ATGAAGTTATTAGAAGGAAAAACAGCTATTGTTACCGGTGCATCCCGTGGTATTGGTAAAGCAGTTGCAATCGAATTTGCAAAACAAGGTGCTAATGTTGCTTTTACTGATTTGTTCTACAATGAGCAGGCAATCGAAACTGAAAAAGAAATTGCTTCTTACGGCGTAAAAGCCAAAGGATATGCATCGGATGCAAGTAACTTTGCTGATACTGACAGAGTAGTTAATGAAATTGTAGCAGAATTTGGTGCTATTGATATTTTAGTAAACAACGCTGGTATCACTAAAGATACTTTGTTAATGCGTATGACTGAAGAGCAGTGGGATATGGTGATTAACGTGAATTTGAAATCTGTATTCAACTTTACCAAAGCAGCTCAAAAAACAATGTTGAAGCAACGTAGTGGTTCTATCATCAACATGAGTTCTGTTGTAGGTGTTAGCGGAAATGCCGGTCAGGCTAACTATTCAGCTTCTAAAGCAGGAATTATTGGCTTTACAAAATCAGTAGCTAAAGAATTGGGTTCCCGTGGAATTCGTTCCAATGCAATTGCTCCGGGTTTTATTATCACAGAAATGACAGGAAAACTTCCTGAAGATGTTGTGAAAGAATGGGCTGGTAAAATTCCTTTGAAAAGAGGCGGTACTCCTGAAGAAATTGCAAAAACATGTGTTTATTTAGGTTCCGATCTTTCTTCATACGTAACCGGACAAACCATTCACGTTTGTGGTGGTATGAACATGTAA